The genomic stretch AACGAGTCGTTTGAGGTCACCTCTAGGGTGAATTGGCCGAAGTCTGAGGCGGCCTTCTTTGCGGACACTTTAGGCAAGTTAACCAAGCATTTAACGATGGTGTTCCCCAAATTGATTATGCAAGACCCGTGGAAGGTGCTCGACGTTGACAGCTTCACATCTAAAACAGAAATGATGCCGCATATAGGttttataaacacagtTAACTTATTCTGTATTATTTAATCGTAATTATCAGTTACCCAGAGGCCTCAGCTGAGTGAATCGGTCAGTCATTTCTGTATCCTCTTCTATGGAATCCTCCATACTGTAATCTCCAATATGGACCAATTATTGAATTACtatgatacaaatataaatgtgtaaatacaaaattCACTCAGGTGTGTGATTAAATGACAACAGGCTTTTAAGTAAACTTAAAGTGCCATGAAGGGCTGTTTTTGCACAAGCAGTGGGCGCGGGGCTGTGTTTATAGTCCGAGAACATGCTCCAGCTCTCATAATCCACAAATTCGTCTATCAAATCCGCGTCCAAGGTGTAGACTATTTCGTCGAAATGTGCTTTTATCTTGTCATTGGTCTCTGAGTTACTTATAAGGTCAATCGCTGTTGACGACGTTAACGCGCTGGacgttttaaaaattttatcaattgaCTCTGCGATCACCCTTGCTTTCGGgctaaaatacatttcTGAACGCCCAGGAACAAACAAGAATGCGTACAGTACTGTCAAATGGTTCAGGTGCCTCCTCTTAATTTCTTCCATGGTCGTTCCGTGGTTCACTCTGTTTACGTCGTCCCAGAAGTGGTCCATGATGAGTTTAAAGTATATCACGAGACTATTGCTCAGACTTGTGAGTATGAAGAGTATTTGTGGAGCtctgtgtgtatttttattcgtCCTCCACTTGCAGTCGTTAATCAGCGCCTCAACCTTCTCTTTAAACCTCAGGAATTCAAGAACATGATTAAAAATCGCAGAGTAcctgaatataaaatatgtgtgcCCGAATGCATAACTGTATAAACGTATATGCGTGTGCTTGTTACTATATAAACCTACATCTCCATGGTCTCCTCAAGAAATAACACTGAGGCACGCCTTCCAACTACCCCAATCTGAGTTAATTTGAGTAAACAGTTGTTAAACATACCACGTACTTATCACGAACACGGTCTATCTTAATTCTGGCCATGATGTAACCAAGTTCTTCCATATCAAgctataaatttatatcttCACGTACTGCATTAAACTTACTTGTGATAGTATTGATGAAGCGTTGTTCAGCTGATCTTCACAGATTCTTTCAAACAGTGATTTGATCCTCTTTTCCTTCAAAATACTTTTAGTTCTAAAAGCATTGTCACCGAACTAAAAAACAGCTATTTGTGTTGTCGACGTGTAATCACTATAATAAtacttattaaaatgttatcGCTGGTTAAACCAGCAGTTATACACCAATATTTCTTACCCGTGATAGTGCGatacaattaaaaaggtACAAATAGTGATGATATTTGTACTTGTTCCTCAATATAGACTCAGTCATACCCATCCCGAGGGCAATaaactttttaaacttgagGTTTAGGTAACTTATCATCTTAAACTCAATTGAATCCGAGTCTATGCTACATATTCGCAACAGGTTCTTCTTTAGGTCCTTGTCGAACAGTGCCTTGTGGTTCTTTCTCGAACTCGTTGGGTCCAAAGCCTCTATGTTTTCCGATATCTGTCTTGCCGTGGCGTTAACTTCCTCGAATATTGTAAACATGTTCTGCGTGGTCAGCGTCAGCACGTAGTCCTTCCTGTCCCTGAACGCATAGTAGAGCAGGAACCTCCACATCCTCGTCAGTCTCCTGTCGTTCGTCATTTCAGAGGTGCGGAGCTTCACCATCAACAGGGTCAACATTGCGTTTGGCATTTCGCTCTTGTCGATGCTGTTGTTTTTCAGATAGTTCAGAAAAAGCTCAATCAGGTTCGTCAGACTCTCCATTATCTCCAAGAAGGGCATTATGTTTACGTAGAGGTCCAAGATCCTGCTATCCCTGGAGTCCGATACAAACTTGTGTTTGTCAAACAGCTCAAATACTGGCGACGTGAGCTCGTCCAGGTTCCTGATGAAGTCCGGATGCGGCATCCATTCTTCGTTCTGGCTGTAaaccttcttcaggtacctCTCCTGGATTCTGAACATGATCAGGCGCCAGTCGTTGAAGATGACGTTAATCGCCGTGCAGAAGCCCTCGAAGTTTTCCTTCCAGTACCAGTCGTAGCTTTCTTTCGGTCCGTGCTCATGGCCATTCAGCACTGTCGCTTCTTCCAACATCAACACTATTAACGATGGAGCCACTGGTTTGCCTTTAGAGTCCTTGTATGCTTCTGATAGTGCGTCGTTCAATCTGTTAAGGAGATGTATTCCTGATCCGAAATGTGCAAACTCATTCAGGAGCGACGTGATTGCGGAGGCTGAAACGTGAGGGGTGTTCACTTTTTCTGCTATTTTTAGCACGTCTGGATACTTTCCTACTTGATAAAAACTCCCCAGTTCAACGCTGGTGTCATAGAAGGGACTAGTGTCGTAACCGCTCAGTAgcaatattattttattcactaTACTTAACTCATATTCGGCATAAACAGATCTAGGATTTCTATTCTTCAAAGAATCCACCTTATTTAACAGAACAAGGTCCGAATCCATCTTAGATCAACTTGTTACggatattttacagaacttatttttaaaataccatCACTATATCATTTCTTTTGAACACACTTAACACcaattgtttaatttaatatcaGTGCTATCCTACTAGCAATTCTAGCGAAATTATGATAAGATTCAATAGAATCAGGAGGACCCGCAGATATGTACGTACCGAATGAAAGAGCAGAGACaacttacttttaaatGTATTACTATAGGTTGGCTTATCTAATCCCAGAGGCCTAAGTACCCTTTTTTCATTCAAGATTCCCATGGCGTTTAAAACAAGCACGGTGGCTTCTACTAAGTGTATAAAGCTGAAGGCCATGGCTGCGATTTATGGATTTATGATACAAAAAACAGTCTTCGTAGttaatatgttttaattttttttaaaattggttGAAAATTTTAGTATAGCTTAGATTATCAACAATGTGTAGTAGATACATTGACATATATTAATGTCCCTATCAAAcacaaaattattaaaatttgatttagaaattataataaatgatatatatgaatataattatacatgaaataaactaaatatgttaaaaaattaattgagaaaaaaatattatagtGTATACATCAGTACAAATGTGATGTGGATTTAAAGTCacttgtatattattaaatattttcaaatgAAAGCAAGTAATCCATGTTCACTTGTTGTTAATTATTCTGTACAGAATCCACCTTATGGCGCTGTAATACTGTCCTGTATatcaaaatatttacaaaaatcgGAATCGAGCCCCgttgaatttaatttagataATAAATTGCAAAACAATGAGTTTTCTCTGAATggtaataatttaaacgAGGTTGAATTGGCCAAGAAACTAACAACCTTGCTTCCCTACTGTGATAAATTGTTAGACGTTCCAGAATACTCTGAATTAGATTATTGGCTTAAGGTGTTACTGTTGGAAAGAGAAAAGCATCTTGAAACTAAGAAGGCGTTTTTTGAAAATGTGGAATACTTTGAACAAATGAACAATCACCTGGCACACAGAACGTATTTGATCGGTTATAGACTCTCGCTGTCAGATGTCGTACATTTTAGCTTCCTAAGAAGGTAagaagtaaaataaataaagtgtTATAGCAATTGCAACGTGAATTCACTTAAGAATAAGTACCCACACCTAGTAAGATGgtacaattttatttcGAACGTGCCAGGTACGAAAAACCGAGTGTAATAGTAAGTAGGAACGTACGAATGCCTGAAAAAATACGACGCACCTGCAAGAGTACAATACAAGAAGCCGTTTACAAAGCAGGAGCAGCAAGACAACTCCTACAAAGGAGTGCTGAAGGGAGCGGAGGAAGGATGTGTAGTGACGAGGTTCCCGCCGGAGCCCTCAGGATACCTGCACATAGGCCACGCGAAGGCAGCAATGCTGAACTATTACTTCGCACAGAAGTATAAAGGAAGGATGCTAGTGAGGTAAGAATAGGTGGTGTAATTGGCCAATAAAATGAACAGATTCGACGACACGAACCCGAGTAAGGAGAAGGACGAGTACGTGGACTCGATCatggaggacctgaagagccTTAACATCAAGTACGACGAGCTGAGTTACACGTCAGACTATTTTGACGTGTTCCAGGAGTACGCAGTGAAGCTGATAAAAAAAGGTGAGATAAAAAGATTATTGAGAAATAAAAGGGATTTATAGGAGTCGTCTACTGCGATGACACGGATGTGGAGACGATGAGGAAGCaaagaggagaaggaatAGAGTCAGAAGCAAGAAATAACACAATAGAAAAAAATTTGGAGTTATTTGAAGAGATGATCAAGGtgaggaaaaggaaaaataaagtgaGAGTAGGGAACACCAGTGGGAGTGAAAAATTGCGTTAGAGCAAAGATGGacatgaaaaataaaaacaagtgCCTGAGAGACCCAGTGTTCTACAGATGTGTGACGAACGTGCCTCACCACAGAACAGGAGATAAGTACAAAGCATATCCAACCTACGAGTTCGCATGTCCAATAGTGGACTCACTGCAAGGAGTGACGCACTCGCTGAGAACGAACGAGTATTCAGATAGAATACCACTCTACTACTGGGTGCTGGAAATGTGTGAATTGAAGCACGTGGAAATATACGAGTTCAGCAGAATGAACTTCATAAGGACGACGCTGTCAAAAAGGAAGCTGAGGTGGTTCGTGGAAAACAAGTACGTCAATGGATGGGATGACCCAAGAATGCCAACAGTCAAAGGAATACTGAGAAGAGGGCTGAAAGTACAGTCGCTGTTCGAGTTCATACTGGACCAGGGACCGTCGAAGTCAGTGAACCTGATGGAGTGGGATAAGCTGTGggcaaaaaataaacaaataatagaCCCAGTGGCGCCTAGGTACGTAGCAGTGGCCTCGAACTGCGTAGTAATGACAGTGAAGAATTACGAGGAGCCGgagcagaagaagagaCCGTTACACCCGAAAAACGCAGACCTGGGAGAAACAGACCTGGCATTCGGAGATAAAGTGATTgtggaaaaggaagacTTTGACCTGATAGAGGAGAACGAAGAAGTAACGCTGATGAAATGGGGAAACGCGTACGTaaataaggaaaaaagGGAGCTCACACTTAACCTTAAGGGAGACTTTAagctgacgaagaagaagatacacTGGTTGCCAGTGTCAGAAACAGTAAGTAGATAGAATAGAGCATCGCAGGCAAAGAGTAGCTGTAAATGCctgtaaataaactaattataattatttgtagCTTGTGGAGTGTGAGTTGGTGGAGTACGGACACCTGTTGAAGGTGGACAAGGTAGACGctgagctgctggtggacgACGACAGCATGAAGGAGTTCCTGGAGCCAGTAACAGAGTGGGTGACGAAAGCAGTGGGCGAAATAGGACTGGCGAACCTAGAAAAGGGTAAAGGAAGTCTACaaaatcaaatgtgtacagGAACGGTGCTGCAGCTGGAGAGGAAGAGCTACTACATAGTGGACGAGACGACGCAGTCGGGAAAGTTGGTCCTAGTGCAAATACCggtaagaaaataaataaaataaaacaaattaggACGGTAAGGTGGCAAAGACGAAACAGAAGAAGTGAAGAgcaggaggaagaggaaaagCACAGAATCGAGACTAAAGTGTAAAGAGTAGCACTAATGTCGATTTTAACTGTTAATACACGTGTAGTAAATTCAAAATAggaatttaaacaaaataaattgcaCATTTATACACAGCAACGGCATTCTAAATGGAAGGTTGTCTTAACGATATGGGTGGAAGATGGGAACACACTCAAAAGTAGAACTAGGGCACAACTCGGTGcaaaagtataaaatatatgcaTAAAAGGGTGTACATGATTAAAAAGGATAAGATGGAAAATTAAACTCGACTTTTTTTAGAAGACATAGCTCTAAAATTCAAAACCAAAACCTGATCTGAAAAAAGGGCATGGATCACTCGTATTCAATAGATACATGCCTATACAACAGCGGAAGTCTATCAAAAATGGATTCGACCGGCCTTAAGAACcataaaaatgaagatgagAGTAAATTGGCGAGAACCATAGAAGAGGAACTGGGACTAGCAAGTGCCTACGGTGAAAACAAAACCTCAGGTCTAGAATCCAAAATCGACTTTCTGAAGAAGTGGATGGACAGCttctcgaagctgaagctcTCGGAAAGGATGAGCGTGCTGAAAAATTACCTGGACTTCAAGTCAGAGTTCGAGTACTCAGAAAGTAGCGTGGAAGCAGACGGCCCAAAAGCGTCAAAAACAGAAGAAAACGGTAAGTTCAGTGTAAACTCATGTATATAATCAGAACTGACGGAAGCGAGTACCACAGCATTCACTTCGAAGGAGTTTACGTCAACAGAGGCCCCGgtgacgaagaagaagttcgGATCAGCGAGATCAGAGGCGAAAAAGGCAAAGAAGAAGGGAGCGACAACGCCAGTAACGCCGATAATGCAGGTAACTTCGATAACGCCGACATCAGCCGCGTCAACGCCAAGGAGCGCAGCGTACGCAACCCTTGACAAGAAAACGCTGGAAAAGGTGTTTGTGCTGTTCGTAGAGACCACAAATAAGTTAGCAAAGAAGGCAGTGGAAAATAACCAACACGTGCTGACAGATAAGCTGCTGTGTAACATGTTTAAGATGCTGCAAGAGGCGTACGCAGAAGACTACGTGACCGACTACACGGAGTCTCTGGACGCACAGGGAATACACCCACTGTTCAACGTAGATTTTAACATACCGCCGAACACGCCAGACGTGGTGCGGGAGAAGGTGGAGAAGTTAGCGAAGGACGAAACGTTCAGAGAGACAATCTC from Theileria orientalis strain Shintoku DNA, chromosome 1, complete genome encodes the following:
- a CDS encoding glutamyl-tRNA synthetase gives rise to the protein MKASNPCSLVVNYSVQNPPYGAVILSCISKYLQKSESSPVEFNLDNKLQNNEFSLNGNNLNEVELAKKLTTLLPYCDKLLDVPEYSELDYWLKVLLLEREKHLETKKAFFENVEYFEQMNNHLAHRTYLIGYRLSLSDVVHFSFLRSNCNVNSLKNKYPHLVRWYNFISNVPVGTYECLKKYDAPARVQYKKPFTKQEQQDNSYKGVLKGAEEGCVVTRFPPEPSGYLHIGHAKAAMLNYYFAQKYKGRMLVRFDDTNPSKEKDEYVDSIMEDLKSLNIKYDELSYTSDYFDVFQEYAVKLIKKGVVYCDDTDVETMRKQRGEGIESEARNNTIEKNLELFEEMIKGTPVGVKNCVRAKMDMKNKNKCLRDPVFYRCVTNVPHHRTGDKYKAYPTYEFACPIVDSLQGVTHSLRTNEYSDRIPLYYWVLEMCELKHVEIYEFSRMNFIRTTLSKRKLRWFVENKYVNGWDDPRMPTVKGILRRGLKVQSLFEFILDQGPSKSVNLMEWDKLWAKNKQIIDPVAPRYVAVASNCVVMTVKNYEEPEQKKRPLHPKNADLGETDLAFGDKVIVEKEDFDLIEENEEVTLMKWGNAYVNKEKRELTLNLKGDFKLTKKKIHWLPVSETLVECELVEYGHLLKVDKVDAELLVDDDSMKEFLEPVTEWVTKAVGEIGLANLEKGKGSLQNQMCTGTVLQLERKSYYIVDETTQSGKLVLVQIPDGKVAKTKQKK